In Trichocoleus desertorum NBK24, the following are encoded in one genomic region:
- the apcB gene encoding allophycocyanin subunit beta — protein sequence MRDAVTSLIRNYDITGRYLDRDALDSLKSYFGSGTARVQAAAVINANAATIVKQAGSRLFDELPELIRPGGNAYTTRRYAACLRDMDYYLRYASYALVAGDMDVLDERVLEGLRETYNSLGVPIGPTVRGIQLMKDIVKEQAVAAGVADTAFVDQPFDYMTRELSEQDV from the coding sequence ATGCGGGACGCAGTGACAAGCCTGATTAGAAACTATGACATTACGGGCCGATATCTCGATAGAGATGCCCTTGACTCACTGAAGTCTTACTTTGGCAGTGGGACCGCGAGAGTTCAAGCAGCCGCAGTCATTAATGCGAACGCTGCTACCATCGTCAAGCAGGCAGGGTCACGTCTGTTTGATGAACTTCCAGAACTCATTCGTCCTGGTGGCAATGCCTATACCACCCGTCGTTATGCAGCTTGTCTGCGCGATATGGACTACTACCTGCGCTATGCCAGCTATGCTCTGGTAGCAGGAGACATGGATGTACTAGATGAGCGAGTGTTGGAAGGTCTGCGAGAAACTTACAACTCTCTAGGCGTTCCCATTGGCCCCACGGTGCGTGGCATCCAACTGATGAAAGACATTGTCAAAGAACAAGCTGTAGCGGCTGGTGTGGCTGATACAGCCTTTGTGGATCAACCTTTTGATTACATGACTCGCGAACTTAGCGAACAAGACGTTTAA